Within Massilia endophytica, the genomic segment AGAAGGACGGCAAGTACTTCTACAAGTATGGAGCCGAGGAGCGTCCCGTGAAGGCTGTCGATATCCGGCTGCCCTACAAGACGCCCAGTGGCATGGCCGAGAAGGTGGTTACGGCCTGGTTCACCCATCACGGCCCCATCGTGCGCGAGGAGGGGGGCAAATGGGTGGCGGTGGCGCTGATGAACGAGCCGCTGAAGGCGCTGACGCAGTCCTTCATCCGCACCAAGGCGCGCAACTATGCCCAGTTCTACAAGGCGATGGAGCTGCGCACCAACTCCTCGAACAACACCGTGTATGCGGACGCGGACGGCAATATCGCCTACTTCCACGGGAACTTCATTCCCATCCGCGATCCGAAATTCGATTACACCAAGCCGGTGGACGGCAGCGACCCCGCCACGGACTGGAAGGGACTGCACGCGGTGAAGGACACGATCCAGCTCCTCAACCCGAAAAACGGCTGGATCCAGAACACGAACAACTGGCCCTTCTCGGCGGCGGGCGCTTACAGCCCGCGTCCGCAGGACTATCCGGCCTACATGTCCATGAATCCGGAGAACGCACGGGGCATCCATGCTGTGCGCGTCCTCCAGAACAAGAAGGACTTTACGCTTGAGAGCATGATCGCGGCGGCCTACGACAACCAGCTGACGGCCTTCGAGCCGCTGCTGCCGCTGCTGGTGCGCGCCTACGACGAGGCGCCAGCCAGCGACCTGGAAAAGGCCGGCCTGACCGAGCAGATTACGCTGCTGCGCGACTGGGACATGCGTTATTCGGTGACGTCCGTTCCTACTTCGCTCGCCATCTACTGGCTGCAGGACATGGTGAAGACGCACGGCCCGGCGGCCAAGGAGAAGGGCATCCCGGTGCTCGACTACCTTGCCACGCAGCCGACGCCGCGCCAGCGCCTCGAAGCGCTGACCCGCGCGTCGAATAAACTGCAATCCGACTTCGGCAGCTGGAAAACCCCCTGGGGCGAGATCAACCGCTTCCAGCGGCTCACGGGCGACATCGTCCAGCCTTTCGACGACAGCAAGCCAAGCATTCCGGTGTCTTTCGCGTCGGGTAACTGGGGCTCGCTGGCGGCTTTCGGCATGACCTCCACCCAGCGCACCAAGCGCATTTACGGTGAGCGCGGAAACAGCTTTGTGGCCGCCGTGGAGTTCGGCCCGCGCATCCGCGCGCGCAGCATCCTGGCGGGCGGCGAGAGCGGCGACCCGTCCTCGAAGCACTTCAACGACCAGGCCGAGATGTACGCGCGGGGCGAATTCAAGGATGTTCTGTTCTATAAGGAAGACATCGAACAGAATCTTGAACGCAAGTATCACCCCGGGGAGTAGTTCCACCCGCTTTGAGCGGTGTCAAGCCGGGGCTGCCGGGGTGGGGCGCAGAATGGTCAATATGACATTGCTGCGCCGGGGGAGCCATGGCGACCAAACTCCATCAGCAGGGCGCCGAGGATACGCACCGCATCCACGACTTCATCTTCGTCCGCGAGTTGAACGAAGTCTATCTGCTGCTCGATCACATCTCGGGCCGCTGGGACAAGAGCCTCTACGACCGGCATGTCACCGGAATGCCCCACATCCGCGATATCTGCCGCATCGGCCTCATGCCGGTTGAGAGCGAGAACGACCGCATCAACCAGGCCGTCACCCTCCTGCGCGCAAAGGATATGCTGAACGCCGCCGCGCGTCCGGCCTCCGGCCTGACCATCGCTTTCACGCTCCTCGTCATCGGCGAGGAGGACCGGCGCAAGATGCTGCCGCGCTGGCGCAAGCTGCGGCGCAACGGTCACCAGGCCAAGGCGCAGGAGGCGCCTCCCGCCGACCCCACCGAGCTGCGCGACATACCCAACGCCTCCTGGCTCGGCAAGCCCACCCGCCTCACACTGGCACGCTACGCCTTTCCCGGCCTGGTGAACGTGGCCATGCGCTTCAACCGCAATATCGCGCGCATCGTCTACGGCTTGATCTTCATGCTCGCCTTTACCTGCCTGCTGTCCTGGCATGTCATGGCGGGCAACCTCATTCTCCAGAACCTGGACGCGGTGCGCGAACAGCGTACGGCCATATTCAAGGAGATTTCGGAGGCGGAGCTGAAGTTCGGGAATGGCAAGGAGGGCGCACAGGCGCTGAAGTCGCGCTTCTGCACCGTGCCGGTTTTCCGCACCATCGAGGAGGCCCAGCTCTGCGAGCGCCGCCGGGCGCTGGATAACCAGCTTTCCAGCACCCGGCGCAACCTGCGCCAGTGGCTCGCTGTCCCGAAAACCCTGTACCACGCCGTGACGTTCTGGCTGCCCCTCGAACCGCAGTCGGCCGACTTGGACGAGCGGCGGCGGGGCAACGAGCAGCTGGCCCGCATCGTCACTCTCGTCGCCGGGACGGCGGTGCTGCCGCTGTGCTACGGCATCCTGGGTGCCGGGGCGGCAGTGGTGCGCACCATGTCGTCCAAGATCCGTGAAAGCCTGCTGTCGCCGCGCGACCTGAACCTGGCGCTGCTCCAGCTGGCGCTGGGGGCGACGGTGGGGGCCTGCATCGCCCTGTTCGTGAATCCCTCCGGCCCGGCGGGCGGGAACGACGCGGGCCTGCTGGGCACCTGGGCCCTGAGCAGCTCGGCCCTGTCCTTCATCGCCGGTTTCGGGGTGGAGGGGGTGTTCCTGGCCCTGGAAAGCTTCGTGCGGCGGGTCTTCAATATCGGCGACCAGGGCAAGCGCCCGTGATTTATAATTCCGCCACTTTGACCAGCGACAGAAGGCTTCAGTGGCTAAACTCTACTTCCGTTACTCCGCAATGAACGCGGGTAAATCGACCGCAATGCTGCAGGTCGCCCATAACTACGAAGAGCAGGGCCAGACCGTGCGCCTGTTCACGGCCGGAATCGACGACCGCTACGGCGTCGGCAAGATCACCTCGCGCCTCGGCCTGCAGCGCGAGGTGGAAGTCTACGACGCCAATACCAACTTCCTCGAGATCATCGACAAGAAGGTGGCCTGCGTGCTGGTGGATGAGGCACAGTTCCTCTCCATCGCCCAGGTGCAGCAGCTGCACCAGCTGGCGCAGGTGAAAGGCATTCCCGTCATCAGCTACGGCCTGCGCACGGACTTCCGCGGTGAGCCTTTCCCCGGTTCGGTCTACCTGCTCGCGCTGGCGGACGACATCGAGGAGCTGAAGAACATCTGCACCTGCGGCAAAAAGGCGACCATGAATATCCGCGTGGACGAGCAGGGCCGCCGCATCCGCGAAGGCGAGCAGATTTCCATCGGCGGCAACGACCGCTACCGCCAGGCCTGCGGCCGCTGCTTCTACACCGGCTGATCCTCAGGCCTGCGGCAGCTTGCGGAAACCGACGGACAGCCGGTTCCAGCTGTTGATGGTGTTGATGGCCAGGGTCAGGTCCACCATTTCCTTGGGGCTGAACTGCTCCGCCAGTTCGGCGTAGGCTTCGTCCGGCGCGCGGGTCTGGGCGAGCAGCGTCAGCGCCTCGGTCCAGCCCAGCGCGGCGCGCTCGCGCGGCGTGAAGAATGGTGCTTCCTGCCACACGCAGACGGCGGCGATGCGCCGTTCCGTTTCCCCCGCCTTGCGCATGTCCGCCGTGTGCATGTCCACGCAGAAGGCGCAGCCATTGATCTGGGAAGCGCGCAGCTTCACCAGCTCCATGATGACCGGGTCGATGCCCAGTTTCCCCACCGCCGCCTCCAGGGCGAGCATGGCCTTCAGCGCGTCCGGCGAGGCGGTGTAGAAATCGATACGTTTGCTCATGGTGTTCTCCCGATGGTTGCTAGATGGCGGCCATTGTGGCGGAAGGCGCAGGCTCGGCGGGTAGCCAATTCCGTGCCTTTTCAGGAGTCCATCTGCTGCAGTACGGCGCGCACCCGCTCCAGCGCCGGAGGGATATCCAGCGTGTCGATGGCGCCGTAACCCATGACGAGGCCCTGCTGCGCGGCCGCGCCCGCATAGAATTTCTCCAGGCTGTAGAGCCCCACATCCATGCGCCGCGCCAGCCGGATCAGCTGCGGCATGTCCAGCTCGCGGCGGGCGAGGGCCGTGATGTGGAAGCCCGCGCTGGCCGGAACGGTTTCGAACCAGGGAGCCAGCGGGCCGGCGAAGCCCGCCAGCAGCGCCTCGCGCCGGGCCGCATACACGGCGCCCAGTTTGCGGATGTGCCGCAGAAGCGAGCCGTCCTCCATGAAGCGGGCCGCCGCATGCTGGATGAGCGTGGGGCCGTGCCAGTCGCTCAGGTTGCGCGCGATGGCAAGCGGCTCGGCCAGCGCCTCGGGCGCCACCATGTAGCCGATGCGCAGTTCGGGCATGAGCACCTTGGACAGGGTCCCCACGAATACCACCACACCGTCCCGGTCCATGCCCTGCAGCGAATCGGCCGGGCGGCCTTCGTAGCGGAATTCGCTGTCGTAGTCGTCCTCGATGATGACGGCGCCGCTCCGCGCGGCATGATCGAGCAGCTGGCGCTTGCGCGCCTCGCTCATCGCCATCCCCAGCGGGAACTGGTGGGCCGGGGTCACGTAGACAAGGCGGGCATCCTCAGGAATGCGCTCCACCACAATGCCTTCCGCGTCCACCGGCACCGGAGCCACCCGCGCCCTGTGGCTGCGGAAGAGCTGGCGTGCCGCCGGGTAGCAGGGGTCTTCCACGGCCACACAGGCGCCCGGTTCAAGCAGCACGCGCGCCAGCAGGTCCAGCGCCTGCTGCGCGCCATTGGTGACGATGACGCGGGATGGGTCGCCCGCCACGCCGCGCGAATAGGCC encodes:
- a CDS encoding acylase, with amino-acid sequence MQRLSPVLAAFCAVPVAVLAAPAPVQHSQMSGFEVMRLERIAKRVTILRDKWGIPHIQGKTDADAVFGMLYAQAEDDFKRVELNFINAMGRLAEVEGEKALYQDLRMKLFISPEQLQAQYKASPAWLKKLMVAWADGLNYYLFTHPEVKPRLLTHFEPWMALSFSEGSIGGDIETVNVKQLEAFYGRQPRPTLAFRGSDLDQEPRGSNGFAIAPALSKSGHALLMINPHTSFYFRPEIHVTSGEGLNAYGAVTWGQFFVYQGFNDRLGWMHTSGGGDVIDEFLETVVEKDGKYFYKYGAEERPVKAVDIRLPYKTPSGMAEKVVTAWFTHHGPIVREEGGKWVAVALMNEPLKALTQSFIRTKARNYAQFYKAMELRTNSSNNTVYADADGNIAYFHGNFIPIRDPKFDYTKPVDGSDPATDWKGLHAVKDTIQLLNPKNGWIQNTNNWPFSAAGAYSPRPQDYPAYMSMNPENARGIHAVRVLQNKKDFTLESMIAAAYDNQLTAFEPLLPLLVRAYDEAPASDLEKAGLTEQITLLRDWDMRYSVTSVPTSLAIYWLQDMVKTHGPAAKEKGIPVLDYLATQPTPRQRLEALTRASNKLQSDFGSWKTPWGEINRFQRLTGDIVQPFDDSKPSIPVSFASGNWGSLAAFGMTSTQRTKRIYGERGNSFVAAVEFGPRIRARSILAGGESGDPSSKHFNDQAEMYARGEFKDVLFYKEDIEQNLERKYHPGE
- a CDS encoding thymidine kinase, coding for MAKLYFRYSAMNAGKSTAMLQVAHNYEEQGQTVRLFTAGIDDRYGVGKITSRLGLQREVEVYDANTNFLEIIDKKVACVLVDEAQFLSIAQVQQLHQLAQVKGIPVISYGLRTDFRGEPFPGSVYLLALADDIEELKNICTCGKKATMNIRVDEQGRRIREGEQISIGGNDRYRQACGRCFYTG
- a CDS encoding carboxymuconolactone decarboxylase family protein, whose protein sequence is MSKRIDFYTASPDALKAMLALEAAVGKLGIDPVIMELVKLRASQINGCAFCVDMHTADMRKAGETERRIAAVCVWQEAPFFTPRERAALGWTEALTLLAQTRAPDEAYAELAEQFSPKEMVDLTLAINTINSWNRLSVGFRKLPQA
- the pdxR gene encoding MocR-like pyridoxine biosynthesis transcription factor PdxR — encoded protein: MELHLIIEGRRGLAEQVYRQISQAIQSGRLAHGQQLPPSRLLAEQLGISRKPVEEAYRRLGYERLVLGQAGRGSFVNAPAAQAGKPPSPALLAANAALAAWREYDNPLRKVVDEARARYDFIGGSPAAQHFPEDDWRRAVNAALRAERVHRSRYADSAGLPELRRTIASHAAYSRGVAGDPSRVIVTNGAQQALDLLARVLLEPGACVAVEDPCYPAARQLFRSHRARVAPVPVDAEGIVVERIPEDARLVYVTPAHQFPLGMAMSEARKRQLLDHAARSGAVIIEDDYDSEFRYEGRPADSLQGMDRDGVVVFVGTLSKVLMPELRIGYMVAPEALAEPLAIARNLSDWHGPTLIQHAAARFMEDGSLLRHIRKLGAVYAARREALLAGFAGPLAPWFETVPASAGFHITALARRELDMPQLIRLARRMDVGLYSLEKFYAGAAAQQGLVMGYGAIDTLDIPPALERVRAVLQQMDS